atttagtaAGTTTTCCTTGCAAGAATGGtacttacttttaatttttaaattaggcAACGTAAGAGTAGTGCCACCGTATACCACCACATCCCATAATGTATGGTATAGGCAGAGTTATATATGATGTGGACTTGTTTATAGTTTAAAACTTGAGAGTGGAATTTTGATTAGTTTGTAGGTCCTATACCCACTACAATTCCTATGCTATATGGTTTTGAtaacattttatatatgttcCCAACTATTTAACATGTCATGATAATAATAACTCAAAAGCAATGTTTAGTTAATTAGATGATTTTTTGCTCACCCCTAGCCGTATATGGTTTCGCACACACGGACAAAACATGCATCCCCATTATATGGAGACCAGTTCATTGCGTTAGAGAGAAGGTTTAGGGTTCTGATTTTTAATAATAGTGTAGTATATTTTGTCACGAGGTAAATTAACAAAGATTATAGAGCATCAATGTggactaattaattttataattgaaggGAGTGGAGCAGGTAAATAGCATGGAAGCAAGATGGGGTCATCACACGATCGTCAGGGACTCGGGGCTATATATTCAATTTGTCCATATTACTTTGTATGGCTAGCTAGCTAGCTGCTTCTTTAATTTACAATGATCTTTCCATTTAAGGATATACAATAACAATTATATGAGTTTTTCCCCTTATTAAATttggtttttgaatttttaggtTTAAGAAAGAAAGATTTGAAAATACATGCTAAAGAGCTCTAACTCGTCCAACAAGCTAGATTAGCTAAGTGAGACTATCTGGTTTAGCGAGGAAGTCAACTCATCCCGCACAAGAAGAATTCATAATGTAAAATCAGAGAGCATCACGCATTAGTGCATCCACATCCACATTCGTTAAGCACCCAGTGACTAACTCTTGCTCAGTGAGACATACTCATTGAACCCACATTCGTAATATGAGAAGTCcaaaagttttgaaaataatatttttaaatcttaatcTATCATTGAATGggtattattaatttaagatttaatagATCAACtgtaattttaattgtaatcgaatcaatattaatattaatatgataataaaaattaaataatattaaataaataaacaacaatatttttacagtaaaatatagtaattttataacactaaaaattaaaatgaaacactcttatatttatatgtaattcttattgaatatgcattttatatatttataatgttttagattgaattttataaattaaaaaatattggtttttttCCAACTTTTGTCGTGTTTCATTAGTTTGATTAGTTCTTAATTGGTTTAGACTAGTTTGACCGAATTCTCATGAGTGAttctaaaatgatttattttttagaataaataaatcaattaccaaatcaaTTCTAGATCAAACTCATTAAATTGCTTGATTTGGTTcgacttttaaaattatgattcaaAGCATTGGTTAAGCTATTAAAACAAGCCATGtacaaaacaaatttattttagtttgaagAAATTATTAGGTGGTTTAGAATCatcatatcataatttttatatatctcTACATAGCAAATAATTgagtataattaaatttttttttttaaaattaaaaaatttaaacacataGTATACAAAGgtcaatcaaaattataaatacctgATAatccaaaattacaaaataatttctgTGAGAGCCAAACATATGTAGGATAATGCTTATCTTCAGCTGGAACATTGTTAGTATCAAATAGCCTATATAGCTGGTTTAGCAggcgactttttttttttttttttgttcaattgttAGGGTATGCTTGTTTTCCGTTGCTTTTGTTGTGACAAACATTCGGAAACAAGACTAACGGTTTCAAAATGAACTTAAAAATAAgggtttttttatctttttttcttataattttcaataaaccttaactaataacaaaatatgtaataaaaaaagtgtgtagtaaaaatgaatattataaaaagaaatatgttaTATGAATATTCACCTCCATCATTAGCATGACGCTACTAATCAACAATAGATTGATGTCATAAATTTATCCAGTAAACTATCTCATGTCAGTTTAACTGCTGTTAATCCACTCAAtgactttaactttttttttcatataagccatagataattttattttttttgaatgaatGCACGTTTGTTTACATTTTCCCGTGCCAATTGCCTACAATTCTAGTGATTATAAAAAGTCCAccaaaggggaaacaaaagtataaagatAGACAAGTTTAAGACTCCAATGAACGTAGTTGGATGATGAAATGCGGTAGATAGGCAACTAGAATCACTTTATCTATATTTGTAATCATCATTATGAAACTAGGTCCGCATTATTTCCTCATAGTAATAATCATTGGCCCTACTGGAGGAAAAGAAGTCCTTTCAGGCTATAAACCCATAACATCAAcgcaaaatcatattaaattgatatataCCACATTGTCTGGTTTTTAGCtgtttaaatatgtaattaacaaaagaactaaaaaatatttcacaaatttaaaagaattaaaaaaatataaattttaatttaaaaaattattaaaaaacaaattttaaatttaagaaactaaaaatatatttaagtcgaCGAAATAATATACATGTGAATATGGGAAGATAAGAAAGACAGAGAGAAGAGGCTGAAAGCATAATAATGCTATCTTACTTACATTAGGAGCTTTTTCATGTGGACACTTTTTATAGTTTGTTTCTTCTAAGGTCTGCTTTGGGATGACCAATACACACATTAATACTTACATATAACAACCAAAATGATATTGCAATATGTATAGGCAAAATTTTATGCCTTCACCATTGTCAAACATAAAGCAGTACATGATAGgaatttaatatataacattTCTATTTTTGGCAGAATTTCTCAGTGCTCCTGCAGCATTTGCTGAAGAGGCTGGATTGATGGCCTTCCGTATCTTAGAGACATTCCAAGCAGTGTTAACAGCATGTCCTGCAGTTGCAAACACATGCTCAGTAGCCTCTCCTGCTTCTTCCCCAAACCTATTGCCAAAGAATCCATGTTAGGTAATGAGAGTACTGCTAACAACATAATTTCTATGTTACATCTATATATTAATGAGAGTACTGCTAACAACATAATTTCTAACACTATTTCCAACACACTTTTCTATTGGTTGAAATTCTCGTGGTCTCATAATTTGAGAATGAGTAGTCTACataaatttcacataataaGAGAGTAtgtgagaaaaaaatgttaaaaaatatcttgctggtacttttttattgatatattttgttcatttagtacaaaaatttatgatttttgcggtcattcttatttatttcgCTGATATAGATTGATGCAAGGTTTTAAAAATGGTCCATAATTACAACACCTTAAATTGACGTGGCAGAGTGTTAATATGTTacatcaaccaaaaaatgaCATGGCTAAGTTAATTTTCCAAGAAGACTTAAATTACCTGATAATGatgttacaattaaaattaagaaactaaaagtgtAGTTGAACAAATCATAAAGGTAAAAACTCTTGTCCAAGCTAAGTAGAGTTCAGTTTAAGTCATAAATTGTCAATGAGGTCACTATAAATTTCCAGTTTATTATTGTTCAAAGCagcattataataattataatacttttttaCCTGTTAGAAACCATTCTGGTTGCAGCTTGAGAGGTGGCAGAAAAGGTTTGTTTTTCAGCAGCTTCAGCTGCTTCAAAAACTCTATCtgcaacattaaatagagatcAAGTTGATGCTGCTTGTTTAACAGAATGAGATTAGGTGGTGGTGCTTATGTAAGTAAGCAAGATATATAACAATAAGATTGGTATATGGATTCTTtaagattaaataatatatgcattcagcatgtaattttatatggttatttaatcataaattgacATATATGATGTGttgatttttacaataattattttataaatcataCTTACCAAAATTTCTGATTgattaattaacaatataatttttttggaactaACATTACATTGAAATTAAACTTGTGTTTTTTAATGTCTTGATAATTTCATAATATGAAGACCATATATGCTAGCCGTATAGTAGTAATATTTTAGACTTTGGTTGTTACTTACTGACGGCATCAAGGGAAGCCAACAGCACCTCTCCAGGGAGCATATTTAGGAATGCCTGTCCTGGTTGGGATTTCAGCACAGGAGTCATCACTGATCCACTCATTATTCCAACACCATCAAGCAAAGATTTGGTTAACCTTTCTGTCATATTTGTCAGCTTTCTCACACTAgatttcaaaaatgaaaaataatctcAATCAGTTTATAGTTGCATGTATATATCCTCTTAAAACTATGGAGATGGAAAATTCATGGACAACACTCTTATCCTTAACAGTAATTCATGATTTGTAGAGTATAGTCAATCACATCCCATGTTCACTTTGTATTATGTTGTGTTTGGTTATGTACAGAGTGAGTTGTTAAATACGTACCGTTTGAGGTTATCGTTCGTTGCATTATTCTTTGTGGCATCACTCCTGTGGTTCATACTTTCTGTGACCATGCCACCATTGTTCTTTTCTGCAGCAGTATTTAGGATCGTTTCCCCTCCTTTTTGGACCTGATTTTCAGAACAAGTTAATGATGAAAAGGATTTATAGTGTTTGAATaagtttcataataaaatattttttttatgatgatgatAAAGTACTCCCTCCGTTACATGTTACATgttttaaagtgaaaaaaaaaattctaaattttttgtCGTTTTACAAAATCgatattacattaaatatttttttaaaattattcttaagcgatacttagtgagagtggtgtataaagagaataaataagttattaattaaagatataaaatatatattaaaaaattattttatgttttatttaaaaatttaacaaatcaattaattttttaatatcttaacTAAAACCTTAAacgttatatattctataatgtATTGAACCTAGCTTATGAGTGTTGAGTTAAAATCTTATACTATTTTTGTTTTCCATAAATATAGACCTTGAGGGAGTATAATCTAGCTATCAAGAAGAGAAAGCCCAAGCTTATATAAATCTCCATGAGAATCTCATTTCCTATGTGGGTCACATGCTCACAGCTCACAAGTATCATACTTTGGAATTTGACCTTGGCACAACATTATCAATGTTTCGATCTCACGCAATTTTCCTAGCATCAAGAAATTACAAGTTGTCATATAATAGGAACTTAGAAGTAAATGTCAAAGGGGAAACCTAGTGCATCAGATGCCATCTAGTGGGGTTTGGAGACTGGCATAATACAACACCAAGGATTGCTCTAACAAGAACTAAACGTTAATACTTGGATTCATGTTAGATTATTTAAAATAGGATTAAAATATCAACTAAGATGAAATGTTCACATGTTTCATCCTAAGATGAATTAATTCTTAAtctattattgattttaaattgagatatcAAGATTGGTCCTTGTGAGTTTGGTCTCATGGTTAAATGCATCATAATTGATTTTGCTTCCCGTTAAAAGTGATTTTAGCAAGAATACATATGTTCGGTTATTATCAGGTAAAGTTGATTTTGCCTTTAAACCTCAATTTGactaaaagtgataaaaaaaaaaaaaaacattgagttaaaaaaattacattaaggtTTACCTCAAACTTACTTCTAAGGTAAACATATTCAAATAACTCACTTGATTTCAAAAttaaggttaaaatatatttataaaattataaaaatatgaatttcatcctgtaatttttttttattttcataaaattaaaatgttatttgtCTACTGATTCTCATATCTATCTATCTGTGTCATTATcttcataaaaatatgaatttggtCCCTGTAAATTTTTTCTTACTGGTTGATTCTCAAATTTTCAAACCCCTCTTCCCTTACGTTGTCCGAAACTTCCAACCACCATAATCATTCGAAACAAGCAATCCGAATAAATAAtttgggaaaagaaaaaacaacactGAAAATGATTCTCAAATCTGAGTCACACAACGATTGCTAATGAATGAACAATAACTTCTCATTATTCCTTTGATTTCTCTGCCATTCCTCGATCACGGGATATTGTTTCTCCGCCACCTAGGTTAGTGGCTATAGCAGCAACAGAGTCGACACCTCCCATCGCACTGCAAATGCAAATGCAAATGCTTATGCTTCGCCCCTCCGGCGGCGACGCTGGATCTGGTGACAGACGCGAAGAAGGGACCGGCACTTAAGGAGGAGGAATTGCTGATCGGAGTGCGGGAGCGTCAGGACGAGAGAAAGGTCTTCAACAATTGGCCATAGCCGTGGTGCGGAGGCGGAAGAGACAGAGTGTGACGGTCACGGTGGCGCTTAGGCAGAGCGAAGAAAAATCGGCGGAAGGTGGAGTTGATTTGGTCGAAGAGGGTTTCACACACACTACGAAAGTCTTGGTCTTTTTTGTGTTCCTTTATAGTAGGATTTCAGATTGCTACTTCGCTTTTGTTCATCTCTCTCACACGTCTAATTTtcgtttactttttttttcttctcattttggttttaaaattttctgttGTTGGGGGGTTTTGGTGGTGCGGAATATGGTCAAGAACACATTCCAATCTGGATTTCTTTCCATTTTATACAGCTTTgggtatgttttgtttttttggtctttgttcTGTTTGGAAAATAAACTATGAATGAACATGATGAAATTTATCATTGTTATTTCGCTTATGTTTTGTATAGGAGTAACCTTTGCATATATGGGACAAATAACGTGAGTGTTTTCTGATTTTGTAGTAGCTTCAAGtgctaataataatattttgggaTTTGGATGCTTCAATGTGAGGGATGCACTTTAGAGGCTAGAGTGTGAAATTGTAATCATTGATTGAAAAATCAAAGGTTAGGGATGAGGGGTTTGAAAATCtggccatttttttttttttttgttttgtttcaattAGTGGGGGTTTTAATTTCCAGAAATCTTAAGACAATTCCCGATAACTGGACCAAGGACGAAATGGCACGTAAAAAAGACAATGACACGTAGGTATACGAAACAACCGACCGACCttagattcaaactaaaaaacaatatatttttatttttattttataaagacaaaaaatacataaactttttttctcaaaaatttatacttttgtaattttgtatgaatgagaaatatattttaatcttaaattaatttcaactaaaatcattcttacaaaatttattttgttcaaaATCAGTTTTTCAAATACTCATCGAAcctcaagtataaaaaaattataatgaattttgttattaagttacacattcaaatataaattattttcctgcaaaatcaattttttttttattaatcaagtATCTATTACCCAAAAACTAAAGACTAATCTAAAGAGATATTAAGATTCATTTAAGATATCTTTTCTCCCGATATATGTTTTTCCATAAGGATAAGCGAGGCATCAAACCCATGAGAGCATACTTAAATAAAAGcaattataagttaaaaaaaaaacggtgAAGAAAGTGTTGCTGTTATTCAACAGATAACTAAACCTGGTTGGTGTAAGCATTGCTGCACAAGAAGATACCCTTAACAATCTGGCCAGTCCCTCCTGCAATTGCCCTTGCCAGAAAATGATTGTAATCTTCAACCCTTGGAGCAAACTCCTCCCATTTAAGATCACTCTTCTTATTCCTTTCCAAACCAGAAAAGCAAGAGTGATCCTTGAGAAAAGAATCCAACATCTCCATGTTCCCATAGCACTGTTCTGGAAAGGTGACACCATAGCTAAGAGGCTCCCCACCATCTTTCACAGGCAGAGAGAACAGGTAGTGAAGAGCATCCACCTTCACCACCGGCTCGTCTTTCGTTAGAGGCCATTGAACACTGTTTCCAACTTTTATAATGGTTGCTAGTGCCACGTTCTGCTCCATGATCTTCATGATCGTGAAGTGACCTTGTGCGAGTTCGAGGGCCTCGCCTTGGTCCATCAGATGAACTTTGCATCCTGGAATCTGTAGCACTACTTCTTCTTTTAGGGTTTTGGGTTTTTGGAACTCTGCAACGTctgcatgatgatgatgatgcatGGTGTTTTCCAACGGTGGTGGCTCAGCCTTGGAGCTATTGCAACCCATCTCTGTTTCTGTTCTGTTTTTGCCCTGTTCTTTCTTGGGACTGCTTTGGATGTTAATGGGCATAAATTTATCAGCAGAAGGTTTTGGTTTTATGGTTTAAAAATGCCTACAAGTACACTtgctaattaaaaatgaaaactatttATTAGAATGGATTGAGATTGTAACATGTTgatgaattttataataattactttttgatAACTATCATGTATtctttacataaaatattttttgttttgagaaagaaaagatgaTTATAAgtgacaaaattaaattttaagatttaaatattatttatttagttaaaataatttcacataagTTAACATGCatgtttgataatattattataattactatgaaagttatatttaagatgattttttttaatttattgaagtataaaatattttctggtgTGTGAAATATCGAGAAATGtcattatttattcattatctTGAAGATACATGTCACTAAGACCCTTGTGTTCATAGCTTTATTCTGTTCCCTGTGATTGGTGTCTTGGTGAGTAATGTGGAATATGGTGTTAAAATAATGGGACTTCGGGTGGAAATGGaatatgaaagaagaaaaaagggatAGCTTGTTGGACAATCTGCAATAGCATCACAATTTGCTGTGACACAAAATACCTTACTATAACATGCATTATTCTTTCCTTTATCAATGTTCTGATATTCTTTTATTCTGTTTTAGCAGTAAGTTATTAGTTATGTCTTATTAATATTATGTTGGTATGAGTGGAATTaggtttcaattttttaagtaaaacctCGGATTTTATTTTCTAGCCCTGAATTATGTCGTGGCATTTTTCCTTATTATAAAATGTGTATGCAATGCATGCACATTTTATAAGATCGGAAGTGACCCCTTTCTAGCCATGTTTCGTCTTAGTTCCAATTACACAtggtcttttttattctttctgcCTTCCTTCATTGTTGCATAATgcatatgatttttgttttcctgAAGAATACCTTTCTTTTGGATGTATTTCTGAAGAATACTTTACTTCAAATGTAGGAAAATATATTAACCTTTATTCTgtattaaaaatactaaaacaaaAGCTAAGGTTGAAATTGTATTGGATAGGGTGGGTGTTGCTTTTATTCTTAAACTAGGCATCAATTCATTTtggtatttaatattatttttgaataactaaatgcatatttaaaacttacataattattcaaaataacactataatttttaaaagttgtttaGGAAAtcgtaaaaaattattatgatttcAAAATAAGTTTTGGTCTCCAAGAATTTGCTTTGTTACTCAAATGCGGATGATGTGAAAGATaatattgactttttttttaatctaaagagTTTGACctttacatataatatattcctttaaaatttcaaaacctaAGTGAAATAAGTTCTTTGCTtaggaaataaattataaaaatgacaaattagTCTAtcgatattttttataacaaattatttCTATCAAGTTCGTTATCCCGTTGACAATCTTTTCTCATAATATTTGAGTCATCGCTTGTCACGTCAACAGAAAAGTTAAATTTCTTAGACCAAACTACTACTAAGACAAATATATTGGGATTTTAATACATTTAGggacaaaaaaatgattttccatCTTTCAAGACGAATTTGAGTATTTATCCTTAGTAATTTAAGACTGAGATTATTGTCAAGTTGGAGTGCTTTGATAAGCAACTTTTGGGCTGCTAgaaaaagataacaagaaaGTTGTTATTGGCCCCACACTACTTTTCTATTGGCCCTAACCACCCAACGAAAAAGTTCATTTTGCCcctccttcttcctctttccCCAATCTTCTCACCACTCCTtatgccccccccccccccccccccacccacCTTCTTCTCACCCAATCCCCGGACAAAACCAGAAACATGACCACCCACCCCCTCACCACAGTCATGTAACCATTATCACCACTGACCACCTCCAAGTTGCGCCACCACTCTATCTCATCTCCTCCATGCTATGCACTGTTGTTGGTCTCCACCATTACTGTTGCATCGAGCCCCTACACGCAACATCCCCTACGTGTGCGCGATCTCCACCTTCAAGGCTCTGCACATGCAACTCCTCTCCACCATCATGGTGATGTCGCACACAACATCCCATGCATGTGTAACCTCAAACTTCAAGGCTCCGCATGCACAACTTCTCTCCACtatcattttgttgttgcacACATCCACCGTTGCACACTCATTTCCTATAACAGAATTGCATTTCTGCATGGATATTTGGTCGCACGGAATTTGTGACATCCTTTatcccacacatatatgtactaataataaagggAATAGgaatgcaaaattaattaaaagttttaaaatacatttaaataaaagcattttaaaagggtaaaagactcacatttacttttataacatcataatagaacttgtccaaataaataataaaattatctcgGCTAAAAATAAGGCAGTCCAAAACtccaaagaataaattaaagacTCGACATgtgaaacaaaatgataaaaactacaTGTCCAGTACTTCGtgcaattaatacaaaaatctatgccccaatgtcacattctATCAAAGTATTATGTTCCAACATCCTCTAGCATGATGTTCTCCATAACCATCCACCTAACTATCTGTTTACATGAatacaaggttcaagatcattacgtgatccaaacacaaacaccacATGGGGAGTGAGTTaccacattcctaactaataaagGGAAATAAGATAACATGTagatataaatatcatataaatgaaatacaacttatTTTAACACATCTCACGTCATTCCACCAATCATCGGGTTACATTACATCTCAACACTACACGTTTCACACACTTTCATATTATTCACGTACTTaatgatcaaaacacaatatcactcaaccaatcaatatcgatcaatacacaagcattatgcaacaaatatactaagactcaattctata
The Glycine max cultivar Williams 82 chromosome 16, Glycine_max_v4.0, whole genome shotgun sequence genome window above contains:
- the LOC100784641 gene encoding senescence/dehydration-associated protein At4g35985, chloroplastic yields the protein MPINIQSSPKKEQGKNRTETEMGCNSSKAEPPPLENTMHHHHHADVAEFQKPKTLKEEVVLQIPGCKVHLMDQGEALELAQGHFTIMKIMEQNVALATIIKVGNSVQWPLTKDEPVVKVDALHYLFSLPVKDGGEPLSYGVTFPEQCYGNMEMLDSFLKDHSCFSGLERNKKSDLKWEEFAPRVEDYNHFLARAIAGGTGQIVKGIFLCSNAYTNQVQKGGETILNTAAEKNNGGMVTESMNHRSDATKNNATNDNLKRVRKLTNMTERLTKSLLDGVGIMSGSVMTPVLKSQPGQAFLNMLPGEVLLASLDAVNRVFEAAEAAEKQTFSATSQAATRMVSNRFGEEAGEATEHVFATAGHAVNTAWNVSKIRKAINPASSANAAGALRNSAKNRNVIY